The following proteins are encoded in a genomic region of Synechococcus sp. CBW1002:
- a CDS encoding transglutaminase family protein: MSQPPVHHHSSVHPPAADNQPERASAAAAAEARLRAAGIHLTLGGEPTYVPFEPEGAEWSVCADGPTKLPIAQRLARELQQQVWPGSTLLYCPGKRYEGEVNPRWALRLITGLEGSPPPVRWPEPSQPGDLGKPLTAAEATAWLADLGARLGVELHPVELSDPMDPHRRVWAVPLTIDDATPPEGRDPEHPAWLAVPWPLAKAHRQLSGAPGPAGLRLPLEHFPDHAPRQVLTLEVIESDGAVAAGSWDLFLPPLLSEPLELLLQAVADGLADAVPGAPLAAPALSGVLPSDGPGRWQVLGLTADPGVLEVNLPVCHSWAEYDGWLRRLEMACTTVGLRSWKSAGGGRQESTGGGNHLLWGGASLEQNPFFGRPAWLSGILRFWQHHPSLGYLFSGACVGPASQAPRPDEAIGSLFDLELAYSCIEQADAGNPDGPPDAGADRRSLIGETLRHLHADRSGNNHRSEISFDKFWNPGAPAGCLGLIEFRALESLPRVEWSSAIALLWSSLAAHLLDPRHRPEQLRPWGTELHDRMLLPSQLWADLDTVLAALAEDGLGLDPTPFQQLWDWRFPPLLDWQDGAAWLEIRPALEPWPLICDTPVEGGFTSRFVDASLRRLEIRASGSFRDHHHLRLNGRLLPLAPLAAGGEEPPLAVRYRHHRLYPCMHPAIEPHMPLELSIEQHSPNPEGNLNTVARFCLDDDGTTFQPIIRSGWVGEGDAPPWTLPAEGLCTVDLRLA; encoded by the coding sequence TTGTCCCAGCCTCCGGTCCACCACCACTCCTCGGTTCACCCCCCCGCCGCTGATAACCAGCCGGAACGAGCGTCGGCAGCCGCCGCGGCCGAGGCCCGGCTGAGGGCCGCCGGCATCCACCTCACCCTCGGCGGCGAGCCCACCTACGTGCCATTCGAGCCGGAGGGTGCCGAATGGAGCGTCTGCGCCGATGGCCCCACCAAGCTGCCGATCGCCCAGCGCCTGGCGCGGGAGCTGCAGCAGCAGGTGTGGCCGGGCAGCACCCTGCTGTATTGCCCCGGCAAGCGCTACGAGGGAGAGGTGAATCCCCGCTGGGCGCTACGGCTGATCACCGGCCTTGAGGGCAGTCCACCGCCGGTGCGCTGGCCCGAACCCAGTCAGCCCGGTGATCTGGGCAAGCCTCTCACTGCCGCCGAGGCGACCGCCTGGCTGGCGGACCTGGGGGCGCGGCTGGGGGTGGAGCTGCATCCGGTCGAACTCAGCGACCCGATGGATCCTCACCGGCGGGTGTGGGCCGTGCCACTCACCATCGACGATGCAACCCCACCGGAGGGCCGCGATCCCGAACACCCCGCCTGGCTGGCGGTGCCCTGGCCCCTGGCGAAGGCGCACCGCCAGCTCAGCGGTGCGCCCGGACCAGCCGGCCTGCGCCTGCCGCTTGAGCACTTCCCCGACCACGCCCCCCGTCAGGTGCTCACCCTGGAGGTGATCGAGTCTGATGGGGCGGTGGCTGCCGGCAGCTGGGATCTGTTTCTTCCCCCCCTGCTGAGCGAGCCCCTGGAGCTGCTGCTGCAGGCGGTGGCCGATGGCCTGGCGGATGCCGTGCCGGGCGCCCCCCTGGCGGCCCCGGCCCTGAGCGGCGTGCTGCCGAGCGATGGACCAGGGCGCTGGCAGGTGCTCGGCCTCACCGCCGATCCGGGCGTGCTGGAGGTGAACCTGCCCGTGTGCCACAGCTGGGCTGAGTACGACGGCTGGTTGCGGCGGCTGGAAATGGCCTGCACCACGGTGGGCCTGCGCAGCTGGAAGAGCGCCGGCGGCGGGCGCCAGGAGAGCACCGGCGGCGGCAACCACCTGCTCTGGGGAGGCGCCAGCCTGGAGCAGAATCCCTTCTTCGGTCGACCGGCCTGGTTGAGCGGCATCCTGCGTTTTTGGCAGCACCACCCCAGCCTGGGCTACCTGTTCAGCGGCGCCTGCGTGGGGCCGGCCTCCCAGGCACCACGGCCGGATGAAGCGATCGGCTCCCTGTTTGACCTGGAGCTGGCCTACAGCTGCATCGAGCAGGCGGATGCGGGCAACCCTGATGGTCCGCCCGACGCCGGCGCCGATCGCCGCAGCCTGATCGGCGAAACCCTGCGCCACCTCCATGCCGATCGCAGCGGCAACAACCACCGCAGCGAGATCAGCTTCGACAAGTTCTGGAATCCGGGGGCGCCGGCGGGCTGCCTGGGGCTGATCGAATTCCGGGCCCTGGAATCCCTGCCGCGGGTGGAGTGGAGCAGCGCCATCGCCCTGCTCTGGAGCTCCCTGGCGGCCCACCTGCTCGATCCTCGCCACCGGCCGGAGCAGCTGCGCCCCTGGGGCACTGAACTGCACGACCGCATGCTGCTGCCCAGCCAGCTGTGGGCCGATCTCGACACTGTGCTGGCGGCCCTGGCGGAGGATGGCCTTGGGCTCGATCCCACCCCCTTCCAGCAGCTATGGGACTGGCGCTTCCCGCCCCTGCTCGACTGGCAGGACGGCGCCGCCTGGCTGGAGATCCGCCCCGCCCTGGAACCCTGGCCCCTGATCTGCGACACCCCGGTGGAGGGGGGCTTCACCAGCCGCTTCGTGGATGCCTCGCTGCGCCGCCTGGAGATCCGAGCGAGCGGCAGCTTCCGCGACCACCACCACCTCCGTCTCAATGGCCGCCTGCTGCCTCTGGCGCCGCTGGCAGCGGGGGGTGAGGAACCACCGCTGGCGGTGCGCTACCGCCACCACAGGCTCTACCCCTGCATGCATCCGGCCATCGAGCCCCATATGCCGCTGGAGCTGAGCATCGAGCAGCACAGCCCCAACCCTGAGGGCAACCTGAACACGGTGGCCCGCTTCTGCCTCGACGACGACGGCACCACATTCCAACCGATCATCCGAAGTGGCTGGGTCGGCGAAGGCGATGCCCCTCCCTGGACCCTGCCCGCTGAAGGCCTCTGCACGGTGGACCTACGGCTGGCCTGA
- a CDS encoding transglutaminase family protein, protein MRARVTHTLTYRYSAPVLLGPHRFCLRPRGHGFQHLRSFELSITPDPSRLYPLIAASGDEILRARFLDATEVFEVKATSVVDTLVPAALAVCLEENEPLLPYPMGHLNCDLLGSLQGWLPNGQHDPAAVDLAQEALMGSDQRALLFLTQLVEIIQDRVKYTQRHIGPAWPAGRTLKERVGSCRDLAMLMIETCRCVGLPARFVSGYHLVEPRPKRYDLHAWAEVYLPGAGWRAFDPSGMGAIDDRYIPVATSSKPELTAAVTGSFSGPPKVTSELEWSIEAEELAMTEALAAV, encoded by the coding sequence ATGCGCGCCCGCGTCACCCACACCCTCACGTACCGCTACAGCGCACCGGTGCTGCTCGGTCCCCATCGTTTCTGTCTCAGGCCCCGCGGCCACGGCTTTCAGCACCTCCGCTCCTTCGAGCTGAGCATCACCCCCGATCCCAGCCGCCTCTACCCCCTGATCGCCGCCAGCGGCGATGAGATCCTGCGGGCCCGCTTTCTCGATGCCACGGAGGTGTTTGAGGTGAAGGCCACCAGTGTGGTGGACACCCTGGTGCCGGCAGCCCTGGCCGTTTGCCTTGAGGAGAACGAGCCGCTGCTCCCCTATCCGATGGGCCATCTCAATTGCGATCTGCTGGGAAGTCTCCAGGGTTGGCTACCGAATGGCCAGCACGATCCGGCGGCGGTGGACCTGGCCCAGGAGGCGCTGATGGGCTCCGACCAGCGGGCGCTGCTGTTTCTGACGCAGCTGGTGGAGATCATCCAGGACCGGGTGAAATACACCCAGCGTCACATCGGCCCGGCCTGGCCGGCCGGCCGCACGCTCAAGGAGCGGGTGGGATCGTGCCGCGACCTGGCGATGCTGATGATCGAGACCTGCCGCTGCGTGGGCCTGCCGGCCCGCTTCGTGAGCGGCTATCACCTGGTGGAGCCGAGGCCGAAACGCTATGACCTGCATGCCTGGGCGGAGGTGTACCTGCCGGGGGCCGGCTGGCGGGCCTTTGATCCCAGCGGCATGGGCGCCATCGACGATCGCTACATCCCGGTGGCCACCTCCTCGAAGCCGGAACTGACCGCCGCCGTGACCGGCAGCTTCTCCGGCCCCCCCAAGGTGACCAGTGAGCTGGAGTGGAGCATCGAAGCCGAAGAACTGGCCATGACAGAAGCGCTGGCGGCCGTCTGA
- a CDS encoding glycogen/starch/alpha-glucan phosphorylase, producing MVLSPQSPGTASSHGLAEAMRRHLFYSQAKAPSLATSHDHYRSLALAVRDRLLQSWVDTAESYTEQGVRTAIYLSAEYLLGPHLENNLVNLGIRDDAEAACEELGLDLEDLIAEEPEPGLGNGGLGRLAACFQESMASLELPAIGYGIRYEFGIFRQGIGPTGQVESTDPWLSRGNPWEVIRPEWSYPVEIGGQIVLGVAYDTPILGYGVHTANTLRLWSAQAPDDFDFASFNAGDYPKAVLRKTQSETLSKVLYPNDEMEQGKRLRLSQQIFFVSCSLQDMFRILQGQGLAVTDFHKKFAVQLNDTHPAIAVAELMRLLIDEHGVDWDTAWTITTASISYTNHTLLPEALETWGVELFEQLLPRQLEIIYEINSRFLRMVRLRHPGQPHLLERLSLIEEGEHRRVRMAHLAVVGSQHVNGVAELHSKLVKEQLFHDFAALWPERFCNITNGVTPRRWLAVSNRPLAALLDEAIGSGWRRDLDQLERLEPLASDAAFLERWQGVREQAKQRLAQAIRQEAGVLVDTTSLFDVQVKRIHEYKRQHLAALQIVERYLRIRNGEQLPPRTFIFGGKAAPGYAMAKLIIRLIVGIAEIVNIDPAMDGRLRVVFLPNFNVKLAQRIYPAVDLSEQISTAGKEASGTGNMKMALNGALTIGTLDGANIEIRERVGEDNFFLFGHTAEELAVINRNGYHPMPWLENDPVTREAIDLIGSGHFSEGDRDLFHPLLANLCSSDPFRVMADIGDYRRAHNAVDAAWSDPSRWGTMSVLNTARCGFFSSDRSIREYAERIWQVEPAPVRACNVVGGSGDGRHS from the coding sequence ATGGTTCTTTCCCCCCAGTCCCCGGGCACGGCGTCCAGCCATGGCCTTGCCGAGGCGATGCGCCGGCATCTCTTCTACAGCCAGGCGAAGGCCCCGTCGCTGGCCACCAGCCACGACCACTACCGCAGCCTGGCCCTGGCGGTGCGCGACCGGCTGCTGCAGAGCTGGGTGGACACGGCCGAGTCCTACACCGAGCAGGGGGTGCGCACGGCCATCTACCTCTCGGCCGAGTATCTGCTGGGCCCCCACCTGGAGAACAACCTGGTCAACCTGGGGATTCGGGATGACGCCGAGGCCGCCTGTGAGGAACTGGGCCTGGATCTTGAGGACCTGATCGCCGAGGAGCCGGAACCGGGCCTGGGCAACGGCGGCCTCGGAAGGCTGGCGGCCTGCTTCCAGGAGTCGATGGCCAGCCTGGAGCTGCCGGCGATCGGCTACGGCATCCGCTACGAGTTCGGCATCTTCCGCCAGGGAATCGGCCCCACGGGCCAGGTGGAGAGCACCGACCCCTGGCTGAGCCGCGGCAACCCCTGGGAGGTGATCCGGCCGGAGTGGAGCTACCCGGTGGAGATCGGCGGTCAGATCGTGCTGGGCGTGGCCTACGACACGCCGATCCTGGGCTACGGCGTGCACACCGCCAACACCCTGCGGCTGTGGTCGGCCCAGGCGCCCGACGACTTCGACTTCGCCTCCTTCAACGCGGGCGATTACCCCAAGGCGGTGCTGCGCAAGACCCAGTCGGAGACCCTCTCGAAGGTGCTCTATCCCAACGACGAGATGGAGCAGGGCAAGCGCCTGCGGCTCAGCCAGCAGATCTTCTTCGTGAGCTGCTCCCTGCAGGACATGTTCCGCATCCTGCAGGGGCAGGGCCTGGCGGTGACCGATTTCCACAAGAAGTTCGCCGTTCAGCTCAACGACACCCATCCGGCGATCGCGGTGGCGGAGCTGATGCGCCTGTTGATCGATGAGCACGGCGTCGACTGGGACACCGCCTGGACGATCACCACCGCCTCGATCAGTTACACGAACCACACGCTGTTGCCGGAGGCCCTGGAAACCTGGGGAGTGGAGCTGTTCGAGCAGTTGCTTCCAAGGCAGCTGGAGATCATCTATGAGATCAACTCCCGCTTCCTGCGCATGGTGCGGCTGCGCCATCCCGGCCAGCCCCATCTGCTGGAGCGGCTCTCCCTGATCGAGGAGGGCGAGCATCGCCGGGTGCGCATGGCCCACCTGGCCGTGGTGGGCAGCCAGCACGTCAATGGGGTGGCGGAGCTGCACAGCAAGCTGGTGAAGGAGCAGCTCTTCCACGACTTCGCCGCCCTCTGGCCGGAGAGGTTCTGCAACATCACCAATGGCGTCACACCACGGCGCTGGCTGGCGGTGTCGAACCGGCCTCTGGCGGCCCTGCTCGATGAGGCGATCGGCTCGGGCTGGCGACGGGATCTCGATCAGCTGGAGCGGCTCGAGCCCCTGGCCAGCGACGCCGCCTTCCTGGAGCGCTGGCAGGGGGTGCGTGAGCAGGCGAAGCAGCGCCTGGCCCAGGCGATCCGACAGGAGGCCGGGGTGCTGGTGGACACCACCTCCCTGTTCGACGTGCAGGTGAAGCGCATCCACGAATACAAGCGCCAGCACCTGGCCGCCCTGCAGATCGTGGAGCGCTATCTGCGCATCCGCAATGGCGAGCAGCTGCCGCCCCGCACCTTCATCTTCGGGGGCAAGGCGGCGCCGGGCTACGCCATGGCCAAGCTGATCATCCGCCTGATCGTGGGCATCGCCGAGATCGTCAACATCGATCCGGCCATGGATGGGCGCCTGCGGGTGGTGTTCCTACCCAACTTCAACGTCAAGCTGGCGCAGCGCATCTACCCGGCGGTGGATCTCTCCGAACAGATCTCCACCGCCGGCAAGGAGGCCTCGGGCACCGGCAACATGAAGATGGCTCTCAATGGCGCTCTCACCATCGGCACCCTCGATGGCGCCAACATCGAGATCCGCGAGCGGGTGGGCGAAGACAACTTCTTCCTGTTCGGCCACACGGCCGAGGAACTGGCCGTGATCAACCGGAACGGCTACCACCCGATGCCGTGGCTCGAGAACGACCCCGTGACCCGCGAAGCGATCGACCTGATCGGTTCGGGCCATTTCAGCGAGGGGGACCGCGACCTGTTCCATCCCCTGCTGGCTAATCTCTGCAGCAGCGACCCCTTCCGGGTGATGGCGGACATCGGCGATTACCGCCGTGCCCACAATGCCGTCGACGCGGCCTGGAGTGATCCGAGCCGCTGGGGCACCATGTCGGTTCTGAACACGGCCCGCTGCGGATTCTTCAGCAGCGACCGCTCCATCCGCGAATACGCCGAGCGGATCTGGCAGGTGGAGCCGGCACCGGTGCGAGCCTGCAATGTGGTGGGGGGTTCCGGCGACGGGCGCCATTCCTGA